The sequence below is a genomic window from Streptomyces sp. NBC_00582.
CGTGGCCGATGTGGGCGATGTCGCCGAGCGGCGGAGTCATCGTTGACCTCCAGTGGGGAAGACCGTGCCGTCGAAGATCTTGCGGGCCGTGCGGACCACGGCGGTGCGACGGGCGGTGGGCAGACCCTCGGGGGTGGTGCCGAGGGTAATGTCGATGTCGAGGAAGCCGGTGGGATGTTCTATGCGCATTCGGTCACCGTCGGCGGGCGGCACGGCCGCCTTGTGCGCCACCCCGCCCTCGATCCGCAGCCCCGCCGCGACGCCCGCCGCGCCGAGGACACCGATCGAGGTGTGACAGCGCACGGGGATGAAGGTGCGGGTGGTGACCGCGCCCCCGGCGCGGGGCGGGGCGAGCAGGGTGAGCTTGGGGACGGTCGCGTCGGAGACGTCACCGAGGCCCATCAGCCGGCCCGCCGTCAGCCGGATCGCGCGCAGCCGGTCGGCGAGGGCCGGATCCTCCTCCAGGTCGCGGGGCGACTCGTAGCCGGTGACGCCGAGGTCCGCGGCGAGCATCAGCACGGTCGGCATGCCGTTGTCCACGCACGTCACCGGCGTGCCGTCGATCATGTCCCGGGCGTTGCCGGTGGGCAGCAGGGGACGCTCGCCGGCCGGGAACTCGATCACGACCGGCGCGGCCGTCCCGGGCACGCCGGAGATCTCGGCGTCACCGGTGTAGCGCACCCGGCCGCCGGGGGTGGGGAAGGTGGCCGTCGCGTAGTCGCCGCTGTTGACCATGCGGATCCGTACGGCGGTCTCGGTCTCCCCCGCCTCGACGAGTCCGCGCTCCACGGCGAACGGGCCGACGCCGGCCAGGATGTTGCCGCAGTTCTGACGATCGGTCACCTCGGGCCGTTCGACGGCGACTTGAAGGAAGAGATAGTCGACGTCGGCCCTCGGGTCGGCGGACCGGGACACCACCGCGACCTTGCTGGTGAGCGGGTGGGCGCCGCCCAGGCCGTCGATCTGGCGCTCGTCCGGGCTGCCCATCACCCGCAGCAACAGCTGGTCGCGCAGGGCGGGTTCGGCCGGGAGGTCGTCGGCGAGGAAATACGCGCCCTTGGAGGTGCCGCCCCGCATCAGCAGACACGGCACCCCCTCGGACAGGGAGCTCACTGCCGCTCCCCCGTGTACTCCTCGTACGTGCGGTACTCCACGCCCAGCTGCT
It includes:
- a CDS encoding 4-oxalomesaconate tautomerase yields the protein MSEGVPCLLMRGGTSKGAYFLADDLPAEPALRDQLLLRVMGSPDERQIDGLGGAHPLTSKVAVVSRSADPRADVDYLFLQVAVERPEVTDRQNCGNILAGVGPFAVERGLVEAGETETAVRIRMVNSGDYATATFPTPGGRVRYTGDAEISGVPGTAAPVVIEFPAGERPLLPTGNARDMIDGTPVTCVDNGMPTVLMLAADLGVTGYESPRDLEEDPALADRLRAIRLTAGRLMGLGDVSDATVPKLTLLAPPRAGGAVTTRTFIPVRCHTSIGVLGAAGVAAGLRIEGGVAHKAAVPPADGDRMRIEHPTGFLDIDITLGTTPEGLPTARRTAVVRTARKIFDGTVFPTGGQR